AAAAACACTCTCCAATGGCTTATCTAAAATGTTAGACATTTTATACTCAAAATTTTGAGCAGCCACAAGAGGATTCAATAACTTTTTATAGAATTTCCCTTTCATAGTTTGAATTTGACCGGCTGCACCTGCAACATTAGAATCCATGTCAAACACCTTCCATAAATGATAAACCGCTGTGTTATTTAACTTTGTTCCAACATCAACTAAAGTCACAACAGTGGGATCCAATATTGGACAAAATGCGTTGAACAACCAACGATGAgaattaatttttttctggttctcttctttcaaacaGAAGACCATTTGACATGGCACTGTTCCTTCACTTTTATAGTCCAAATTTTCGTCAATTGAAACTTGGGTAGTAAGTTCAAAAATATGTGCCTTCACTGGCTCACCGTTAACGGTAGATTTGGCCATGTCCTCTTGGTAAAGACCAATAGCGGCTAAATAATCAAGAGAACCCTGGTTGATCTTGGATCTACCATCACTGATGATGAGAATTTGAACTCTCTTCCAGCCATTAGCTCCCCATACACTTGACCTGTGACGTTTACAGAGATGAGCAACATTCTGCTGAATAGAGTGCAATGTACGAGCCAGAGCATATTTATCTTCATTGTACATTGTCACACAAATAGCTATTTGGCACTCACGATCCATCTCTGCCATTCTTAAGTTGTAACCGTCCTCCACGAAATTATCGGGATCGCTTGTACAAGCAGTGTATCtcatttcaagaaattctgGGGAGTTTCTTCTAGGGAGAATTTCCCTGAGGCCAGCTGGAATTGGGTTATCAAGCTTCAAAATTTTCCTCTGCTTTGAAGCTGGAGGATGGCTCCTAACTTCAGAGAGACCACGTTTTTTGTATGTCCTTGTCTTCGGATGATTTAGTTCAAACTTAGTTTCCTCAAACGTGTCACCAGAATATACTGTGCTCTCACCACTAGTTTTCCTGCTCTCATAAGTATAATCGGTTTCAATAGAAGAACGTCTTGGAAATAATGGCCCTGTCTTGCTTGGGCTGTTGTACATGTCATATAAACTCtcaccatcatcattttcaacatcaatGACAGCATGGttcattcttcttggggATTCTTGTAAATTTGCTTCGTATCTGTTTCTTGGCATTGGTGAATTAGTAGCACTAGTAACAACAGGTTTGTTAAATTTCTGAGGAGAATATCTAGCAGCAGCCTTGGATGGAGAAGGTGGGTTACTTTCTACCCCAGGAAAGCCCTGAAAACGGCTGgcgtcatcatcataagAAGCAGCACTATAACTGTATTGACTATTTCTAGTGGCTGCCCGTTGAGGGGAAGGAATGAATGCCGGTTCCTCCTCTTCGACAACAAACGGGTTTCTTACCATTTTGGTTATCAATAAGAGTAAGAGGGAATACTGTCTTGTTTGATATCAAACCACTATCCCTCAATTAAATTCTCTAAGAGATTGACGCTATGATAAAGAGTTTTGAACTATACTTTGAATCAATAGCATATAATTAGAgttaatatattattttgaaATGTTTAAAAACATATATTCCCTTTAATAATGACGTTAACGATTGGTTGTTCACCTCTAAAAGTTATTCTGTATTCGGTTAATATACAGAGGACATCGATTCTTATTGTTTTTACAATTCCCTTTTGGGCGGGAAAGTAAACAAACTATACAGAATTTTTCTTCAGCCAAAGCTcatattgaaagaagaatgtaATATTATGGCAAATTTGAGGCTTCGCTCGAGCTAAGTGGGACTGATGTGCATTGTATTATACCACCTCTTAGTTGTGCTTGTTGCAAAAAGGAGCTAAATTTAGtaagaataataaaataaaacctTTATCTTCAGTTGAGTGCTTCtttattgtttttactTACAGAAGTTTATACTTTATTCGCTACTGTTAAAAGCGATTGAAAAACAACacaaaacaagaagacacGACACTGTAGTCTAGTGGTTTAGGATACTTCCCTTCCATCAAACAGTGAAGTTTCACAGCTTCCAAGGCGAGGAAGTGACACGGGTTCGAATCCCGTCAGTGTCATCTTTTTTGcaattatttttatttcaaatTTTAAACAAACAACGTACGAAGCGATACGTCATCgaaatatttttgaaaagtttccTCATCCCATcttaatgaaaaaatattagCAAAGACTTAAAGCATCATGCTCTGTTaaaggtttcttcaatttcaatcaTTTCTGTAGTATTTATTTGTTGAaagcttttgtttttgtctttATCTATTACacttttcatcttctcttGATACATAAGAACTCAAGTTTCACTAGGCTGTCACAGTTAGTATAAATCATGCCACCAAAGAAGCAAGtcgaagaaaagaaggtctTATTAGGTCGTCCAGGTAATAACTTGAAGGCTGGTATTGTTGGTTTGGCCAACGTCGGTAAGTCTACCTTCTTCCAAGCTATTACCAGATGTCCATTGGGTAACCCAGCTAACTACCCATTCGCAACTATTGACCCAGAAGAAGCTAGAGTTATTGTTCCTTCTCCTAGATTCGAGGAATTAAGTGAAATCTACAAACCAGCTTCCAAGGTTCCAGCTCATTTGACTGTCTACGATATTGCAGGTTTGACTAAAGGTGCTTCCGCCGGTGAAGGTTTGGGTAACGCCTTTTTGTCCCACATCAGAGCTGTCGACTCCATTTACCAAGTCGTTCGTTGTTTCGATGACGCTGAAATTATTCACATTGAAGGTGACGTTGATCCAGTCCGTGATTTGGATATCATCAACACTGAATTGAGATTGAAGGATATCGAATTCGCTGAAAAGCACTTGGAAAATATCGAAAAGATCACTAGAAGAGGTGGACAATCTTTGGAAGTCaagcaaaagaaggaagaagctCAATTGGTTGAAAGAATTATCGAACTATTGAAATCTGGCCAAAGAGTTGCTAACCAATCCTGGACTCCAAAGGAAGTTGAAGTTATTAACTCTATGTTCTTATTGACTGCTAAGCCATCTATCTACTTAATCAACTTGTCTGAAAGAGACTAcatcagaaagaagaataagcacttgttgaagatcaaGGAATGGGTTGACAAGTACTCTCCTGGTGATTTAATTATTCCATTCTCCGTTTGTTTGGAAGAAAGACTATCCCATAtgtctgaagaagaagctcaagaagaactaaAGAACTTGGGTGTCCAATCTGCCCTTCCAAAGATCATCACGACCATGAGAGAGAAGTTAGATttgatctctttcttcacttGTGGTCCAGATGAAGTTAGAGAATGGACTATCAGAAGAGGTACCAAAGCTCCTCAGGCTGCTGGTGTCATTCACAACGATTTAATGAACACTTTCATCTTGGCTCAAGTTATGAAATATGAAGACGTGGTTGAATACAAGGATGACAATGCTATCAAGGCTGCTGGTAAATTGCTACAGAAGGGTAAAGAAtatgttgttgaagatggtgATATCATATACTTCAGAGCCGGTGCTGGTAAGAATTAATAGAATAAACCCTTCAAGATAAcaatagtagtaatagAATCTGCatgtataatatatatacaacgTGAGGTCTCATATATCATTTCCATTACTTACTGGCTAAATAACACAATTTCTGTGAGAAATCAgatattattagtattttTAATATGGTTATCATTAAATATTGGCTATATACAGGGGAGAAGGGGAGGAAGAGAAAGCGAATTTAAAGGGTGCTTTTAAAATAAGAAAGAGTACCACTtatctttccttttttcACGTTCTTCCTTAGGAACGTAAGCAGATACATGTTCTACAATCTTCTCAACACCGGTTTGTTCATCGTAGTTTCTACCCAAAGCTTCAATGAACTGTCCTTCTGGATCCATtaagtagaagaagatagaGTGGTCAACCAAATAATCTTGACCAG
The Kluyveromyces marxianus DMKU3-1042 DNA, complete genome, chromosome 1 DNA segment above includes these coding regions:
- the CHS2 gene encoding chitin synthase CHS2 → MVRNPFVVEEEEPAFIPSPQRAATRNSQYSYSAASYDDDASRFQGFPGVESNPPSPSKAAARYSPQKFNKPVVTSATNSPMPRNRYEANLQESPRRMNHAVIDVENDDGESLYDMYNSPSKTGPLFPRRSSIETDYTYESRKTSGESTVYSGDTFEETKFELNHPKTRTYKKRGLSEVRSHPPASKQRKILKLDNPIPAGLREILPRRNSPEFLEMRYTACTSDPDNFVEDGYNLRMAEMDRECQIAICVTMYNEDKYALARTLHSIQQNVAHLCKRHRSSVWGANGWKRVQILIISDGRSKINQGSLDYLAAIGLYQEDMAKSTVNGEPVKAHIFELTTQVSIDENLDYKSEGTVPCQMVFCLKEENQKKINSHRWLFNAFCPILDPTVVTLVDVGTKLNNTAVYHLWKVFDMDSNVAGAAGQIQTMKGKFYKKLLNPLVAAQNFEYKMSNILDKPLESVFGYISVLPGALSAYRYRALKNNDDGTGPLYSYFLGETQEGRDHDVFTANMYLAEDRILCWELIAKRDAAWVLKYVKEATGETDVPEEPPEFISQRRRWLNGAMFSALYAQLHFYQIWKTRHSRTRKFFFHIEFLYQLIQMLFSWFSIANFFLTFYYLAGSMNTVIRHGDVLFTFFKYLLICNLCALFIISMGNRPQGANHLFITSMVLLTICSTYALVCGLVFSFKTLKSGSESHSAFIDIVISLLSTYGLYAFTSVLYLDPWHMVTSFAQYLLMLPSFICTLQIFAFCNTHDVSWGTKGSTEAAKPIPSAEVIQGPDGITIVTDQWPQDIDNKYEELKSRLKEDEIVESKVDLTQKQNDYYRDIRTRIVMVWMLSNLILMMIITQIYKPEETINNVYLKFILWSVAALAAFRATGSMLFLFLQYLRMVVSWKHKAEDGGSLNLPSFGKIFSQK
- the OLA1 gene encoding Obg-like ATPase, whose protein sequence is MPPKKQVEEKKVLLGRPGNNLKAGIVGLANVGKSTFFQAITRCPLGNPANYPFATIDPEEARVIVPSPRFEELSEIYKPASKVPAHLTVYDIAGLTKGASAGEGLGNAFLSHIRAVDSIYQVVRCFDDAEIIHIEGDVDPVRDLDIINTELRLKDIEFAEKHLENIEKITRRGGQSLEVKQKKEEAQLVERIIELLKSGQRVANQSWTPKEVEVINSMFLLTAKPSIYLINLSERDYIRKKNKHLLKIKEWVDKYSPGDLIIPFSVCLEERLSHMSEEEAQEELKNLGVQSALPKIITTMREKLDLISFFTCGPDEVREWTIRRGTKAPQAAGVIHNDLMNTFILAQVMKYEDVVEYKDDNAIKAAGKLLQKGKEYVVEDGDIIYFRAGAGKN